Proteins from a genomic interval of Methanofollis formosanus:
- a CDS encoding toll/interleukin-1 receptor domain-containing protein: protein MPHDVFISYSSIDKAVADAVCHLLEERKIRCWIAPRDVPPGTPYARALVEAIGDAKAMVLIFSSNACNSEHVMRELEQASKRHVVVIPFRIEDAVPTPEMDYHISRIHWIDALTPPVEDHIHKLADHLANTLGIGEAPQSLPEEEAGRRAGKNYSGLRREPAGSTGLTGQRPVKTYYALALVAIVLLAGVVGLAIFSGDTNTNPPDSGGSTVTAGTNADAIAQAGTTDWEEVRDRGLDLFAQGDLDDALALFKEQEQICRKIGDNKGIADSLGNQGLTLARMGDLDGAMALYKGQERVCRETVDKAGLAKSLGNQGSILMARSNPDGAMELFQTQERYSRESGDQKCLAQSLDNQAQILLMKGDRNGAMALCTEAEEICRNSGDKAGLAASLGTQSLIECTRGNDDDALALCKEQEKISREIGDREELAKSLGNQAFILWKKEDYDGARALCTEQEKICREIQDARGRARSLGIQGLILLYSGENGALPLFKEQEQICRNIGDPQGEADAVGNQGVVLLNTGDPEGAMIEFKKHERLCKDLGYQEGLMYSLWNQAYLMAYERGDPGNALPLIEEAYRIASSCGMDTEAEMIQIKCEEIRALAGA, encoded by the coding sequence ATGCCCCACGACGTCTTCATCAGTTATTCAAGCATTGACAAAGCGGTGGCAGATGCGGTCTGTCACCTTCTCGAAGAGCGGAAGATACGGTGCTGGATCGCACCGCGGGACGTGCCGCCGGGGACGCCCTATGCCCGGGCTCTCGTGGAGGCCATCGGCGACGCAAAGGCGATGGTCCTCATCTTCTCCTCGAATGCCTGCAACTCGGAGCATGTGATGCGGGAGCTCGAGCAGGCATCAAAGAGGCACGTCGTCGTCATTCCGTTCCGCATCGAAGACGCCGTGCCCACCCCCGAGATGGACTATCATATCAGCAGGATCCACTGGATCGATGCTCTGACACCCCCGGTCGAGGATCATATTCACAAACTTGCAGACCATCTTGCCAATACCCTGGGCATAGGGGAGGCGCCTCAGAGCCTGCCGGAGGAGGAAGCAGGGAGACGGGCAGGGAAAAACTACTCCGGTCTCAGGAGGGAGCCCGCAGGAAGTACCGGCCTCACGGGTCAAAGGCCGGTAAAGACATATTATGCTCTTGCCCTCGTGGCGATCGTCCTCCTCGCCGGGGTCGTTGGCCTTGCCATATTCTCGGGAGACACCAATACGAATCCTCCTGATAGCGGTGGCTCAACCGTCACCGCCGGAACGAATGCCGACGCGATCGCCCAGGCAGGTACGACCGACTGGGAGGAGGTGCGGGATCGCGGTCTTGATCTCTTCGCTCAGGGGGATCTTGACGACGCACTGGCACTCTTCAAAGAGCAGGAGCAGATCTGCAGAAAGATCGGGGACAACAAAGGTATTGCAGACTCACTTGGAAACCAGGGACTCACGCTCGCCAGGATGGGCGACCTCGACGGGGCGATGGCACTCTATAAAGGGCAGGAGCGGGTCTGCAGGGAGACTGTCGATAAAGCAGGCCTGGCAAAATCCCTCGGCAACCAGGGATCGATCCTGATGGCCCGGAGCAATCCCGATGGCGCCATGGAACTTTTCCAGACACAGGAACGGTATTCCAGAGAAAGCGGAGACCAGAAATGCCTCGCGCAATCGCTCGACAACCAGGCGCAGATCCTCCTCATGAAAGGCGATCGCAACGGGGCCATGGCGCTCTGCACAGAAGCGGAGGAGATCTGCAGGAACAGCGGAGATAAAGCGGGCCTTGCAGCGTCTCTCGGAACGCAAAGCCTCATAGAATGTACCCGGGGCAACGACGACGACGCACTGGCACTCTGCAAGGAGCAGGAAAAGATCTCCAGGGAGATCGGAGACCGAGAAGAACTCGCGAAATCGCTTGGAAACCAGGCATTCATACTCTGGAAGAAGGAGGATTATGACGGGGCCAGGGCGCTCTGTACCGAACAGGAAAAGATCTGCAGGGAGATTCAGGATGCCAGAGGCCGCGCCAGATCTCTTGGGATCCAGGGTCTCATTCTCCTTTATAGTGGTGAAAACGGTGCATTGCCGCTCTTCAAAGAGCAGGAGCAGATCTGCAGGAATATAGGGGATCCGCAGGGGGAAGCTGATGCTGTTGGAAACCAGGGAGTCGTCCTCCTCAACACCGGCGATCCCGAGGGTGCCATGATCGAGTTCAAAAAGCATGAGCGACTCTGCAAGGATCTCGGATATCAGGAAGGCCTGATGTACTCGCTCTGGAACCAGGCATACCTGATGGCATACGAGCGGGGGGATCCGGGCAATGCCCTGCCGCTCATCGAAGAGGCGTACAGGATCGCATCGTCATGCGGGATGGACACAGAAGCAGAGATGATCCAGATCAAGTGTGAGGAGATCCGGGCTCTGGCCGGAGCGTGA
- a CDS encoding protein kinase domain-containing protein, with product MPHDVFISYSTVDIKAVEAICHILEEQKIRCWYAKRDADTGGHWAEDIMDAIHDCTSVVYLISASSNGSKFTLNELTEAITLDKKIFPVRIEDVMPSKGVKLLLTSVHWMDAISPPFEEHVSRLAKEIQQHLIAVEASPKRETTPPGRNADEWLKKGETYRKQKQHMGAVEVCDRPELTVQFERTRLNAGEWTRAQLKITNSGDAHAFETYVIFSEDFDTKWIKPVTVRAGTTATLEFGVRPRTKGEIPLEISLNCTDENGKKYDHQQEFWIEVIDGLPGMGTMPRPPSEGEPLVSEIANRYHNWTYIGKGGFARVYRARKKNDLDVAVKIPISLDESTAPAFLNEIQKWISLDHENIVKVYDYNILPVPYFEMELCDSSLNDVDRPMVCDEAAWILFNVCEGLKYAHAQFILHQDLKPQNIMLKNGVPKVADWGLSRVMDVFTLEYTSPEQIGEKKMDTRTEIWQLGVILYELVCGDPPFTGKTMVETGMKITTSEPVPPVQVNPETAGLELIILRCLHKDPNRRYQSIFNLQRDLAGYLNMNYAESLKLSIDRDDVGRSAQYCSELMLINLMIGETGGAYRYATDLSNYVRGDVREGTRELTDQIRCCLEEGVTEIPYELMEKARVIDHKVQNESFE from the coding sequence ATGCCCCACGACGTCTTCATCAGTTATTCGACAGTTGACATCAAGGCAGTCGAGGCGATCTGTCACATCCTCGAAGAGCAGAAGATCCGGTGCTGGTACGCCAAGCGAGACGCTGATACCGGTGGTCACTGGGCTGAAGACATCATGGACGCGATCCATGACTGCACCTCCGTGGTCTATCTTATATCGGCAAGTTCCAATGGTTCGAAATTCACCCTGAACGAACTGACCGAAGCGATTACCCTCGACAAGAAGATCTTCCCGGTCAGGATCGAGGACGTGATGCCAAGCAAGGGTGTGAAACTTCTCCTCACCTCAGTCCACTGGATGGATGCGATCTCGCCGCCCTTTGAGGAACACGTCAGCCGCCTTGCGAAGGAGATCCAACAACATCTCATCGCCGTGGAAGCATCGCCTAAGAGGGAGACGACACCCCCCGGCAGGAACGCCGATGAGTGGCTTAAAAAGGGAGAAACGTACCGTAAGCAAAAACAACATATGGGAGCAGTTGAGGTATGTGATCGCCCTGAACTCACTGTCCAATTCGAGCGGACCCGCCTGAACGCTGGCGAATGGACTCGAGCGCAATTGAAGATCACCAACTCCGGCGACGCCCACGCGTTCGAGACGTATGTCATCTTCTCCGAGGATTTCGATACCAAATGGATCAAACCAGTGACAGTGCGGGCCGGGACGACGGCAACTCTGGAGTTCGGCGTCAGGCCCAGGACGAAAGGGGAGATCCCTTTAGAGATATCACTAAACTGCACCGACGAAAACGGGAAAAAATACGATCACCAGCAAGAGTTCTGGATTGAGGTGATCGACGGCTTGCCAGGCATGGGCACGATGCCCCGACCTCCGAGTGAAGGGGAGCCTTTGGTCTCCGAAATCGCCAACCGCTACCATAACTGGACCTACATCGGGAAGGGTGGGTTTGCACGGGTTTACAGGGCGAGAAAAAAGAACGACTTGGATGTGGCTGTCAAGATCCCCATCTCCCTTGACGAAAGCACGGCCCCGGCCTTCCTGAACGAAATCCAGAAGTGGATCTCGCTGGACCATGAAAACATCGTTAAAGTCTATGATTACAATATCCTGCCGGTACCCTACTTTGAAATGGAACTTTGCGACTCTTCCCTCAACGATGTGGACCGACCTATGGTATGCGATGAGGCCGCCTGGATCCTTTTCAACGTCTGTGAAGGGCTCAAATACGCCCATGCTCAGTTCATCCTCCACCAAGATCTCAAACCCCAGAACATCATGCTAAAAAACGGCGTCCCGAAGGTGGCCGACTGGGGCCTGAGTCGGGTTATGGACGTGTTCACTCTTGAGTATACTTCACCTGAACAGATTGGGGAGAAGAAAATGGACACCCGAACTGAAATCTGGCAACTTGGGGTCATCCTGTACGAACTGGTCTGCGGTGACCCTCCCTTCACGGGGAAGACCATGGTAGAGACCGGGATGAAGATCACAACCTCTGAACCGGTCCCGCCCGTCCAGGTCAACCCAGAGACAGCAGGCCTCGAGCTGATCATTCTCAGATGTCTACACAAGGATCCCAACCGCCGCTATCAATCGATCTTCAACCTCCAGCGCGACCTTGCGGGCTACCTGAATATGAACTATGCCGAGTCGCTGAAGTTGAGTATCGACAGAGATGACGTCGGTCGTTCGGCCCAGTACTGCAGCGAACTGATGCTGATCAATCTGATGATCGGAGAGACGGGCGGGGCGTACAGGTATGCAACCGATCTAAGCAATTATGTTCGGGGAGATGTCAGGGAGGGAACACGGGAGTTGACCGATCAGATCAGGTGCTGTCTTGAAGAAGGGGTGACCGAAATCCCATACGAACTGATGGAGAAAGCGAGGGTCATCGACCACAAAGTACAAAATGAATCTTTCGAATAA
- a CDS encoding tetratricopeptide repeat protein, whose protein sequence is MRIFISYGRNDALELAQKIASWLRDQGHEPWLDVENGIPPSKPFDVRIEVGIRESTMVLALLSPWSVRPEGFCRNEILYAQAHNIDILPVRIADVTPPIQIISLNYLDVSADPGKVFELLPSALDQIARNAFPWQTTSTVGSTEKWWEKIRTLTFQEELKRYGGEFTGREWLFDQLNDWASAPESRLLLLTGETGIGKSALAAQTTARMDVKGIHFCSRSNPESCQPASLISEIVFQFAHQFPPYREILDQISPPHASTPPEALFRTLVTDRLLACEDRLGVEGPWIMVVDGLDEAGAGSAMVDFLIESVERFPPWFRVIATARPDRELLARFRGSGMRVLNLAASSDDNLGDLAKYIGKRVDSGPLNALPGIRKQIEDLAAGNFLYARTVLDALTDADPLYRLAPEDLGTLPPTLGGLYDRMFRKRFSDLDTYENEVAPLAACLAATRGPIPEAFLIAASGLDPMTAARGLRILSQFLTHSDAGLRFFHQSLVQWLTDDPVGNPFSVFMEEGNRMLAEACLQELRSGREELLDYVLFTAPFYLMDLGRFADLEEVLRDSRYITQFWEIDSEKMLALWALVERTTPLRITTVYKPMVESPSRYDLSVLSNVAIMFYSAGHFNESAELWGHIGECYQKNNDLKGLQVSLGKQGNILLTRGELDGAMEFYREQERICRELGLKADLQTSLGNEGIILKELGDLDGAMELYKEQERICRELGLIDGLQKSLGNQGNILSDRGDLDDAMELYKEQKRICQELGLKADLQAGLGNQGNILKTRGDLDGAMNLYREQERICRELGLKTSLQASLGNQGIIMWAQDNLDGAMNLYREQERICRELGLKTSLQRSLGNQGIIIWAQGNPDGAMNLYREQERICRELGLKTSLQRSLGNQGVILWAQDNLNGAMELHKEEERICRELGLKADLQRSLGNQGNILLTRGELDSSIELYKEQQRICRELGLKDGLAISLAKQGSIEAQRGDFNQARALVKEAHQIAVQDGYVALARQIKEILEQLNQ, encoded by the coding sequence ATGCGGATCTTCATCAGTTACGGACGGAACGACGCGCTTGAGTTGGCACAGAAAATTGCTTCCTGGCTTCGTGACCAGGGCCACGAGCCCTGGCTTGACGTCGAAAACGGGATCCCTCCCAGCAAACCATTTGACGTCAGGATCGAGGTGGGTATCAGAGAGAGCACCATGGTCCTCGCGCTCCTCTCCCCCTGGAGTGTCCGTCCGGAGGGTTTCTGCCGGAATGAAATCCTCTATGCTCAGGCACACAATATCGACATCCTCCCGGTCCGGATTGCCGACGTCACCCCGCCGATCCAGATCATTTCCTTAAATTATCTGGATGTGAGCGCGGATCCCGGGAAGGTGTTCGAGCTCCTCCCCTCCGCACTCGATCAGATTGCCCGTAACGCCTTCCCCTGGCAGACCACATCGACCGTCGGCAGCACCGAAAAGTGGTGGGAGAAGATTCGCACCCTCACCTTTCAGGAAGAGCTGAAACGCTATGGTGGTGAATTTACCGGGAGGGAGTGGCTCTTCGATCAGTTGAATGACTGGGCGTCCGCTCCGGAATCGCGTCTCCTCCTCCTCACTGGCGAAACCGGGATCGGAAAGAGCGCCCTTGCCGCCCAGACGACCGCCCGGATGGACGTGAAAGGGATCCACTTCTGTTCCCGGTCGAACCCAGAGTCCTGCCAGCCCGCGTCCCTGATCTCAGAGATCGTCTTCCAGTTTGCCCACCAGTTCCCTCCCTACCGCGAGATACTGGACCAGATCTCTCCGCCCCATGCTTCGACACCTCCCGAGGCGCTATTCAGAACTCTTGTGACCGACCGACTCCTGGCCTGCGAAGATCGGCTCGGTGTCGAAGGGCCGTGGATTATGGTCGTCGACGGCCTCGACGAGGCCGGCGCCGGGTCTGCGATGGTCGACTTTCTCATCGAATCGGTGGAACGGTTCCCGCCCTGGTTCAGGGTGATCGCCACGGCACGGCCCGACCGCGAACTCCTTGCCCGGTTCCGGGGGAGCGGGATGAGGGTGCTGAACCTCGCTGCCTCTTCGGACGACAACCTCGGGGATCTTGCAAAATATATCGGAAAACGGGTGGATTCCGGGCCATTGAATGCCCTCCCTGGCATCAGAAAACAGATCGAGGATCTGGCCGCCGGGAACTTCCTCTATGCCAGAACGGTCCTGGACGCGCTGACCGATGCCGATCCCCTCTACCGCCTCGCACCCGAAGACCTGGGTACGCTCCCGCCCACCCTCGGCGGGCTGTACGATCGGATGTTCAGAAAACGGTTCTCCGATCTGGATACCTACGAGAACGAAGTCGCCCCGCTGGCGGCGTGCCTTGCCGCCACACGAGGCCCGATACCGGAGGCCTTCCTGATCGCCGCTTCCGGCCTCGATCCGATGACCGCAGCCAGGGGGTTGCGCATCCTCTCACAATTCCTGACCCATTCCGATGCAGGGCTCCGCTTCTTCCACCAGAGTCTCGTCCAGTGGCTGACGGACGACCCGGTGGGAAACCCGTTCTCGGTATTTATGGAGGAAGGAAACCGGATGCTGGCGGAGGCGTGCCTGCAGGAACTGCGTTCGGGAAGAGAGGAGTTGTTGGATTATGTTCTGTTCACCGCACCTTTTTACCTCATGGACCTTGGGCGCTTCGCCGACCTGGAGGAGGTTCTCCGCGACTCCCGCTATATCACACAGTTCTGGGAGATAGATAGCGAAAAAATGCTGGCCCTCTGGGCGCTGGTTGAGCGAACAACTCCGCTGCGAATCACGACGGTGTATAAACCGATGGTCGAGTCGCCGTCTCGATACGATCTTTCAGTTTTGAGTAACGTCGCGATAATGTTCTATTCTGCCGGTCATTTCAACGAATCAGCTGAATTATGGGGTCATATTGGCGAGTGCTACCAAAAAAATAATGATCTCAAGGGCCTGCAGGTCTCCCTCGGAAAACAGGGGAATATCCTTCTAACTCGGGGTGAGTTAGACGGTGCCATGGAGTTCTATCGGGAACAGGAGCGGATCTGCCGGGAACTCGGGCTGAAGGCTGACCTGCAGACATCTCTCGGGAACGAGGGGATCATCCTCAAAGAACTGGGCGACCTTGACGGCGCCATGGAACTCTACAAGGAACAGGAGCGGATCTGCCGGGAACTCGGGCTGATAGACGGCCTGCAGAAATCCCTTGGAAACCAGGGGAACATACTCTCTGATCGGGGTGACCTCGACGACGCCATGGAACTCTACAAGGAACAGAAACGCATCTGTCAGGAACTCGGGCTGAAGGCCGACCTGCAGGCAGGCCTCGGAAACCAGGGGAACATCCTCAAGACTCGGGGTGACCTTGACGGCGCCATGAATCTCTACCGAGAACAGGAACGGATCTGCCGGGAACTCGGGCTGAAGACCAGTCTGCAGGCATCCCTCGGAAACCAGGGGATCATTATGTGGGCTCAGGATAACCTGGACGGTGCTATGAATCTCTACCGAGAACAGGAACGGATCTGCCGGGAACTCGGGCTGAAGACCAGTCTACAACGATCTCTCGGAAACCAGGGGATCATTATCTGGGCTCAGGGTAACCCGGACGGTGCTATGAATCTCTACCGAGAACAGGAACGGATCTGCCGGGAACTCGGGCTGAAGACCAGTCTACAACGATCCCTTGGGAACCAGGGAGTCATTCTCTGGGCTCAGGATAACCTGAACGGCGCCATGGAACTCCACAAGGAGGAGGAACGGATCTGCCGGGAACTCGGGCTGAAGGCTGATCTGCAACGATCTCTCGGGAACCAGGGGAATATCCTTCTAACTCGGGGTGAGTTGGACAGTTCCATAGAACTCTACAAGGAACAGCAACGGATCTGCCGAGAACTCGGGCTGAAGGATGGCCTCGCTATCTCCCTCGCAAAACAGGGATCTATTGAGGCCCAGAGAGGAGACTTCAACCAGGCACGAGCATTAGTCAAAGAAGCACACCAGATTGCCGTGCAGGATGGGTACGTAGCGCTTGCGAGACAAATCAAGGAGATCCTTGAACAATTGAACCAATGA
- a CDS encoding M48 family metallopeptidase: MPREIIAGLHDDEYEHPFDHQALRALEATPGLNTFITKLWEHVGENALRVLYTGNGVRVTPQNFPHIHELFSEAREILNVNYEIDLYIQQNPWINACTAGIEKPVIILNTQTVDALTDDELLYIIGHEMGHIKSRHLLYKQTADILQVMGGVISEITFGLGDVVMTGLKVALLHWSRMTEFTADRAGLLACQDINVAAGASMKIAGVPLKYMDQVNPRDFIKQARDFDAYDYQTMNRFIKMYVMYNPAFEMTHPWTVVRAAELMKWIEAGEYLDVMTRKTRMDQG, translated from the coding sequence ATGCCCAGAGAGATCATTGCAGGCCTGCACGACGACGAATACGAACATCCCTTCGACCACCAGGCTCTCAGGGCATTGGAGGCGACTCCCGGCCTGAACACCTTCATCACCAAACTCTGGGAGCATGTCGGGGAGAACGCACTCCGGGTGCTGTACACCGGCAATGGCGTCCGGGTCACGCCGCAGAATTTCCCCCACATCCACGAACTCTTCTCCGAGGCCAGAGAGATCCTCAACGTCAACTATGAGATCGACCTCTACATCCAGCAGAACCCGTGGATCAACGCCTGCACCGCCGGCATAGAAAAGCCCGTCATCATCCTCAACACCCAGACGGTCGACGCCCTCACCGACGACGAACTCCTCTATATCATCGGTCACGAGATGGGACACATCAAGAGCCGCCACCTGCTGTACAAACAGACAGCCGACATTCTGCAGGTGATGGGCGGGGTCATCAGCGAGATAACCTTCGGCCTTGGCGACGTCGTCATGACCGGCCTCAAGGTCGCCCTCCTCCACTGGTCCCGGATGACCGAGTTCACCGCCGACCGGGCCGGGCTCCTGGCATGCCAGGACATCAATGTCGCCGCGGGCGCCAGCATGAAGATCGCGGGCGTGCCGTTGAAGTACATGGATCAGGTCAACCCGCGTGACTTCATCAAACAGGCGCGGGACTTTGATGCATACGACTACCAGACGATGAACAGGTTCATCAAAATGTATGTGATGTACAACCCCGCGTTCGAGATGACCCACCCCTGGACGGTGGTCCGGGCCGCCGAACTGATGAAGTGGATCGAGGCAGGGGAGTATCTGGACGTCATGACGAGGAAGACCCGGATGGATCAGGGATGA
- a CDS encoding RyR domain-containing protein, translating into MTYTPEPIDTAGIELPEEVDELVELLARHVHDTWARGRMAEGWHYGPQMDLEKRVRPDLVPYNDLPETEKDYDRRTAIETLKMIISLGYTIEKKKS; encoded by the coding sequence ATGACCTACACCCCTGAACCTATCGACACTGCGGGCATCGAGCTCCCCGAGGAGGTCGACGAGCTGGTGGAACTGCTGGCGCGGCATGTCCATGACACCTGGGCCAGAGGGCGTATGGCAGAGGGATGGCACTATGGCCCTCAGATGGACCTGGAAAAGAGAGTAAGGCCCGACCTGGTGCCCTACAACGATCTTCCTGAGACCGAGAAGGACTACGACCGCAGAACAGCAATAGAAACATTGAAAATGATAATCTCCCTTGGTTATACGATTGAAAAGAAAAAATCGTGA
- a CDS encoding tetratricopeptide repeat protein — protein MVAGKRGERLPTIGMILFAVIVMTGGAGCVGAATEDSDWQEIRDRGVELYQAGDFDGALALFKEQERVCRESGDKEGIAAALGNQGTVIHSKGDLDGALALYNEQERISRENGYNETLAAALGSQGNLLTERSDLDAAMALYKEQEQISREIGNKKYIAYSLGNQGMILKSRGDLDGALALYNEQKQICREIGDAFGLMQVLGIEGNILKNRGDYDGALALYKEQEQICREIGSKNDLAASLGNQGVILAERDDLDDALALYREQEQIYRETGDEQNLATSLGNQANIFKAQGDLDRAMELYKEQEKLCRENGDMNKVSDSLGNQGDVLSDKGDLDGALDLYREQEQISRETGYRAGLAASLGNQAILILSQGDPDGAMALHKEEELIYREMGDEQGLAHTFGNQAKILALKDDFDSALDLYREQEQICRKIGDRFGLQASLGNQGKVYYKMGDIDKAMALFQEQEQVCSEIGNSKGLEDARWNQACLMVEIEGNDLEKNQIYN, from the coding sequence ATGGTAGCCGGGAAAAGAGGCGAAAGACTCCCGACCATAGGAATGATCCTCTTTGCCGTCATCGTCATGACCGGTGGTGCCGGATGCGTCGGTGCGGCAACCGAAGACAGCGACTGGCAGGAGATTCGCGACCGCGGCGTCGAACTCTATCAAGCAGGCGACTTTGACGGCGCACTCGCGCTCTTCAAGGAACAGGAGCGGGTCTGCAGGGAGAGTGGCGACAAGGAAGGGATAGCAGCCGCACTCGGCAACCAGGGTACTGTTATCCACTCCAAAGGCGATCTTGACGGTGCCCTGGCGCTCTACAACGAGCAGGAACGGATCAGCAGAGAGAATGGATATAATGAGACTCTCGCGGCCGCACTCGGCAGCCAGGGGAACCTCCTCACAGAACGGAGCGATCTTGACGCGGCCATGGCGCTCTACAAAGAACAAGAACAGATCAGCAGGGAAATCGGGAACAAAAAGTACATCGCATATTCCCTTGGCAACCAGGGGATGATCTTGAAGAGCCGGGGCGATCTCGATGGTGCGCTCGCCCTCTATAATGAGCAGAAGCAGATCTGCAGGGAGATCGGGGATGCATTCGGTCTGATGCAGGTTCTCGGGATAGAGGGCAACATCCTCAAAAATAGAGGCGACTATGACGGTGCGCTCGCCCTCTACAAAGAACAGGAGCAGATCTGCAGAGAGATCGGATCGAAGAATGATCTTGCAGCATCCCTTGGAAACCAGGGTGTCATCCTTGCAGAACGGGACGACCTTGACGATGCCCTGGCGCTCTACAGAGAACAGGAGCAGATATACCGGGAAACGGGGGACGAACAAAACCTTGCAACTTCTCTCGGGAACCAGGCAAACATCTTCAAAGCCCAGGGCGACCTCGACAGGGCCATGGAACTCTACAAAGAACAGGAAAAACTCTGCAGAGAGAACGGAGATATGAACAAGGTCTCGGACTCTCTCGGGAACCAGGGGGACGTCCTTTCAGATAAAGGAGATCTTGACGGCGCACTTGATCTTTACAGGGAGCAGGAGCAGATCTCCCGGGAGACAGGGTACAGAGCAGGCCTTGCGGCATCGCTCGGCAACCAGGCAATCCTCATCCTCTCGCAGGGTGATCCCGACGGGGCGATGGCGCTTCACAAAGAAGAAGAACTCATCTACAGGGAGATGGGGGACGAGCAGGGTCTGGCGCACACCTTCGGGAACCAGGCAAAGATTCTCGCTCTGAAGGACGACTTTGACAGCGCTCTGGATCTGTATCGCGAGCAGGAACAGATCTGCAGAAAGATCGGGGACCGGTTCGGCCTTCAGGCATCGCTTGGCAACCAGGGGAAGGTCTACTACAAGATGGGGGACATCGATAAGGCAATGGCTCTTTTCCAAGAACAGGAACAGGTCTGCAGTGAGATCGGTAACTCTAAAGGATTGGAGGACGCCCGTTGGAACCAGGCGTGTTTGATGGTTGAGATCGAGGGGAACGATCTGGAAAAAAACCAAATCTACAATTGA